One genomic region from Curtobacterium sp. 9128 encodes:
- a CDS encoding aldo/keto reductase: MPALTDTFVMSNGLHIPKIGFGTWQIPPGSEAYDATRVALDAGYRHIDTAAAYGNEASVGEAVRDSGVPRDEVFITTKLPAEIKTAAGAREAFAASTAALDLGVVDLYLIHAPWPWSDMGSDHRAGNVEVWKVFEELYDAGKTKSIGVSNFVVADLEHLLANTDVTPHADQIRWFIGNTQDDTTAFSAEHDILVEGYSPLATGGLLSNAAIEEIARKYDKTVAQVAIRYLLEKDVLPLPKSTTPSRIAENADVDFVLAPEDVATLDALEDTTA; this comes from the coding sequence GTTCGTCATGTCCAACGGCCTCCACATCCCGAAGATCGGGTTCGGCACCTGGCAGATCCCACCGGGCTCCGAGGCCTACGACGCCACCCGCGTCGCGCTCGACGCCGGCTACCGCCACATCGACACCGCGGCCGCGTACGGCAACGAGGCCAGCGTCGGCGAGGCCGTCCGCGACAGCGGCGTCCCGCGTGACGAGGTCTTCATCACCACGAAGCTCCCGGCCGAGATCAAGACCGCGGCAGGCGCCCGTGAGGCCTTCGCGGCCTCGACGGCGGCGCTCGACCTCGGCGTCGTCGACCTGTACCTGATCCACGCGCCGTGGCCGTGGAGTGACATGGGCAGCGACCACCGCGCGGGCAACGTCGAGGTGTGGAAGGTCTTCGAGGAGCTCTACGACGCCGGCAAGACGAAGTCGATCGGTGTCTCGAACTTCGTCGTCGCGGACCTCGAGCACCTCCTCGCGAACACCGACGTCACCCCGCACGCCGACCAGATCCGCTGGTTCATCGGCAACACCCAGGACGACACGACGGCCTTCAGCGCCGAGCACGACATCCTCGTCGAGGGGTACTCGCCGCTCGCCACCGGCGGCCTGCTGTCGAACGCCGCGATCGAGGAGATCGCCCGGAAGTACGACAAGACCGTCGCACAGGTCGCCATCCGCTACCTGCTCGAGAAGGACGTCCTGCCGCTGCCGAAGTCCACGACCCCGTCCCGCATCGCGGAGAACGCCGACGTCGACTTCGTCCTGGCGCCGGAGGACGTCGCGACCCTCGACGCGCTGGAGGACACCACGGCGTGA